A genomic region of Mugil cephalus isolate CIBA_MC_2020 chromosome 5, CIBA_Mcephalus_1.1, whole genome shotgun sequence contains the following coding sequences:
- the xkrx gene encoding XK-related protein 2, with protein sequence MLEVTTEEEREESMDAEQCPEANGVTTVVSAWRVRGRPPLSVLLTTFLYLAEFITAAVLSSRYHKTEDVIWMSFTITFMLVPAVLIQLTLTFIHRDLGRDRPLVLFLHLLLLGPVIRCVEALVVYFKAGKQEEPYVTISRKISLKKGRGTPMEWEIGQSERILAMHRNAFKRTAVIQAFLGSTPQLTLQLYATIQEKYVLPIRLTLMVITLISITYGALVCSVLAIQIRFDDYKVRLRPAAYLCMIVWRGLEIATRVTALVLFSTALTHWVILVGMVNLLFFFFLPWAEFWVRKGSLTEGVEKDFTKLDTVVVLCMFTLLYACINVFCWSAVQLDLNHRELIEKKQHWDRLALYYSSRFVENLLLITLWYFFKSDFYEYVCAPLLVVQLVICYSLAVLFMLLFYQFFHPCRRLFKHNVHDCLRCICCRKGGRGERGKRGKTPSYSTAATMVLVSEEPLELLDPQNSQPFDPTNELGERETAIVEDMMEAA encoded by the exons ATGTTGGAAGTGAccacggaggaggagagggaggagagcatGGACGCGGAGCAGTGCCCCGAGGCGAACGGGGTCACGACGGTGGTGTCAGCCTGGCGGGTCCGGGGCCGCCCTCCGCTCAGCGTCCTGCTGACCACCTTCCTCTACTTGGCGGAGTTCATCACCGCCGCCGTGCTCAGCAGCCGCTACCACAAGACGGAGGACGTCATCTGGATGAGCTTCACCATCACCTTCATGCTGGTGCCCGCCGTGCTCATTCAGCTCACCCTGACCTTCATCCACAGGGACCTGGGCAGGGACCGGCCCCTGGTCCTCTTCctgcacctgctgctgctcggcCCCGTCATCAG GTGCGTTGAGGCCCTGGTGGTCTATTTCAAGGCAGGTAAGCAGGAGGAGCCGTACGTCACCATCTCCAGAAAGATCAGCCTGAAGAAGGGGCGTGGGACACCCATGGAGTGGGAGATCGGACAGTCGGAGCGCATTCTGGCCATGCACAGGAACGCCTTCAAACGCACGGCCGTCATCCAGGCTTTCCTGGGCTCCACGCCTCAGCTGACTCTGCAGCTGTACGCCACCATTCAGGAGAAATACGTCCTCCCTATAAGAT TGACCCTGATGGTCATCACGCTGATCTCCATCACATACGGGGCTCTCGTGTGCAGCGTCCTGGCGATCCAGATCAGATTCGACGACTACAAGGTGCGGCTGCGTCCTGCCGCCTACCTGTGCATGATCGTGTGGAGAGGGCTGGAGATCGCCACGCGTGTCACCGCTCTGGTCCTCTTCAGCACGGCGCTCACGCACTGGGTCATCCTCGTCGGCATGGTCaacctgctcttcttcttcttcctcccctggGCTGAGTTCTGGGTCAGGAAAGGCTCGCTGACTGAGGGCGTGGAGAAGGACTTCACCAAGCTGGACACCGTAGTGGTGCTGTGCATGTTCACGCTGCTGTACGCCTGCATCAACGTCTTCTGCTGGTCGGCCGTGCAGCTCGACCTCAACCACCGGGAGCTCATCGAGAAAAAGCAGCACTGGGATCGCCTGGCTTTGTACTACAGCAGCCGCTTCGTGGagaacctcctcctcatcacgcTTTGGTACTTCTTCAAGTCGGACTTCTACGAGTACGTGTGCGCCCCGTTGCTGGTCGTCCAGCTGGTGATCTGCTACAGCTTGGCCGTGCTCTTCATGCTCCTCTTCTACCAGTTCTTCCACCCCTGCAGGCGCCTCTTCAAGCACAACGTCCACGACTGCCTGCGCTGCATCTGCTGCCGTAAAGGGGGGCGCGGAGAGAGGGGGAAGCGGGGGAAGACACCCTCGTACTCCACGGCCGCCACCATGGTGCTGGTGTCGGAGGAGCCCCTGGAGCTGCTGGACCCTCAAAACTCGCAACCTTTTGACCCCACCAACGAGCTGGGGGAGCGGGAGACGGCCATCGTTGAAGACATGATGGAGGCGGCGTGA